One part of the Populus alba chromosome 18, ASM523922v2, whole genome shotgun sequence genome encodes these proteins:
- the LOC118052047 gene encoding protein LATERAL BRANCHING OXIDOREDUCTASE 1 isoform X2 yields the protein MADNLFPTKIESKSKSVQELVMNNEEPPGNYFYEGGVNGVLESSLPVLEMPVIDISRLTSPSTSREEVEKLHSALISCGCFMFFALPMEEKLKCSRAVDSREGYGNDMILSEDQILDWTDRLYLIVSPEDQRQFKFWPEKPESFREILHEYTTKLKVIVEVVLKAMARSLNLEDNCFLDKYGERALMQARFNFFPPCPRPDRSLGLKPHADGSAITIVLQDKEVEGLQFLKDDQWFRVPIQLPHALLINVGDQSEVMSNGFFKSPVHRVVTNSERERTSVAVFCSPDPDNDIEPVDGAVSETRPRLYKKVQDYGSKYFQYYQKGKRPIEAVKI from the exons ATGGCTGATAATCTTTTTCCTACCAAAAtagaatcaaaatcaaaatctgtCCAAGAGTTGGTCATGAACAACGAAGAACCACCTGGAAATTATTTCTATGAAGGTGGTGTTAATGGAGTCCTAGAGAGTTCTCTTCCAGTGTTGGAGATGCCAGTTATTGATATAAGCCGCCTCACATCTCCATCAACAAGCAGAGAGGAAGTTGAAAAACTCCACTCAGCTCTCATCTCATGTGGCTGCtttatg TTCTTTGCACTTCCAATGGAAGAGAAGTTGAAGTGCTCCAGAGCAGTTGATAGCAGAGAAGGTTATGGAAATGACATGATCCTTTCAGAAGATCAAATACTTGATTGGACAGACAGATTATATCTTATAGTAAGCCCAGAAGATCAGCGACAGTTCAAATTTTGGCCTGAAAAACCTGAAAGTTTTAG GgaaattttgcatgaatatACCACAAAGTTGAAGGTGATAGTTGAAGTTGTTCTCAAAGCCATGGCAAGGTCATTAAACTTGGAAGACAACTGCTTTCTGGACAAGTATGGAGAAAGGGCATTAATGCAGGCCAGATTCAACTTCTTTCCTCCCTGTCCGAGGCCTGACCGATCTCTTGGCCTGAAACCACACGCAGATGGATCAGCAATCACCATCGTCCTGCAAGACAAAGAAGTCGAAGGGCTTCAGTTCCTTAAAGATGATCAATGGTTTAGAGTTCCTATCCAGCTTCCTCATGCTCTTCTTATTAATGTTGGTGATCAATCAGAG GTAATGAGCAATGGGTTTTTCAAGAGCCCAGTCCACAGAGTGGTGACAAATTCAGAAAGGGAGAGGACTTCCGTGGCTGTGTTCTGTTCTCCAGACCCAGACAACGACATTGAACCTGTGGATGGCGCAGTCAGTGAGACGAGGCCGAGATTATACAAGAAGGTGCAAGATTATGGCAGCAAGTACTTTCAGTACTATCAGAAAGGGAAGAGGCCAATAGAAGCtgtgaaaatttaa
- the LOC118052029 gene encoding uncharacterized protein isoform X2 — protein sequence MLVNMVTSSETLLTIRLAGTRVFAKMGPSYSVASRAYKTGLKLLDSLEEDLVVIMLVSLTKLASKSTLLLLEQVDLLLLFLSQEKDLQLQATALRCLHFIFMRGVVYSSVSAHGIKTFSRIVDEADLPLSMQCEALQILHKMLLYRLHNLPQDNMLELSPLLTTIENSAESSIMSKSLLAINVLADLSMKLSRRAEMESGGNSFSPLLTRTISIIIDRVILLVKPLLVLCQAGAGVLQEVQSLLSLLLSLVREHPDLGVSVLDKVRLFIEYLVDVHEGNIVIRQESLPVPEVFDFKGENVGISLKLAYYVHKFSVSCIEIMNEAGAITTQLVDKVKLLVQSVHRCGLFHWYVHVMYSILLHSHSMWSYVVHNKKESCNPDSNLNCSLCSELVEREFFTLDCAKKLLTERDNWSAYKAGTFAACQGAWITAAFVFEQLTSKVQSGSCSSWLKSLTQFAQTESKFQFYPITQWGFSLADWSKMNEFPVMFFQDFSDELGQGAVENIRDPNYTEMLCQAHHGLCSSRKTLESIVTSDKSFCFQRWFLAIRVELLGTMADVVKVLGATPLSEDSISTNRKGEKKDEYLNSLRQITQSSFRLNRLVQEYDLISMSFIGMDSRSSKIISTLALSCLLLAFSTGFAISISDQLANDILMPCDLENSKNYLQGMLVQNLIRRLWHLDQDTISHLCLVLGVGVQPNDNFHQSRSQRLNISGEERDILDVCNYIVAGIVALKEEANRKKNEEILSQVTKDGFQLLLNTITKWMRIPFQVPPYFFKIRPCIGSELFVFNADARNSNQLSVLPGFNLSLNLCLQLRNLPPDLPFVVTRSYCVLYSSMSFQECKENGETKGQFLWENGPLDTNNLIQMNEKLFHHVTDCTKKTSNSKRGREKDIDSDEIITGFVCFDLIDARKGFSNCLLDVSHFPVGSYRIKWQSCCIDSQGSYWSLLPLNTGPVFTVQKPTAV from the exons ATGTTGGTTAATATGGTCACTTCATCTGAAACATTGTTGACCATAAGATTAGCTGGAACACGAGTTTTTGCTAAAATGGGGCCCTCATATTCTGTTGCAAGTAGAGCCTACAAG ACAGGCCTAAAGTTGTTAGATTCTTTGGAAGAAGACCTTGTGGTTATAATGCTTGTTTCTCTCACAAAACTTGCATCGAAATCAACCCTTCTATTATTGGAACAG GTGGATTTGCTTTTACTGTTCCTTAGCCAAGAGAAAGATTTGCAATTGCAAGCAACAGCTTTGAGATGCCTTCACTTCATATTTATGAGAGGAGTTGTTTACTCTTCTGTCAGTGCACATGGAATCAAAACATTTTCCAGAATTGTAGACGAAGCTGACCTTCCATTATCCATGCAATGTGAAGCTTTACAAATTCTGCATAAG ATGCTTTTATATAGACTACATAATCTACCTCAAGACAACATGCTTGAATTATCTCCTCTTTTGACTACCATTGAGAATTCAGCCGAGTCTTCTATTATGTCAAAGAGCCTTCTAGCCATAAATGTTCTAGCAGATTTATCAATGAAGCTCAGCAGAAGAGCTGAAATGGAATCTGGTGGGAATTCTTTCTCTCCTCTGCTAACACGAACCATCTCCATAATTATTGATCGGGTTATTTTGCTGGTGAAGCCATTGTTAGTTCTCTGCCAGGCTGGTGCAGGAGTCCTTCAGGAAGTTCAAAGCCTGCTCagtcttttactttctttgGTCAGAGAACATCCAGATCTGGGTGTCTCTGTACTGGATAAAGTTAGGTTATTTATTGAGTATCTTGTGGATGTACATGAAGGCAACATAGTTATAAGGCAAGAAAGTTTACCAGTTCCAGAGGTTTTTGACTTTAAAGGAGAAAATGTGGGCATTAGTTTGAAGCTGGCATATTATGTCCATAAATTTTCTGTTAGTTGCATTGAAATTATGAATGAAGCTGGTGCCATCACCACCCAATTAGTTGACAAAGTAAAGCTTTTAGTTCAGTCTGTGCATCGCTGCGGTTTATTTCATTGGTATGTACATGTAATGTACTCCATACTGCTGCACTCTCATTCCATGTGGAGTTATGTAGTTCATAACAAGAAGGAAAGTTGCAATCCTGATAGCAACTTGAATTGTTCACTTTGTAGTGAATTGGTTGAGCGTGAATTTTTCACCCTTGATTGTGCAAAAAAACTGTTGACAGAGAGGGATAACTGGTCTGCTTATAAAGCTGGGACATTTGCGGCATGTCAGGGAGCATGGATCACAGCTGCATTTGTATTTGAGCAACTAACAAGTAAGGTTCAGTCTGGATCCTGCTCTAGCTGGTTAAAATCATTAACTCAATTTGCTCAAACTGAGAGTAAATTCCAGTTCTATCCCATAACACAATGGGGTTTCAGTTTGGCAGATTGGTCAAAGATGAATGAATTTCCAGTTATGTTTTTCCAGGACTTTTCTGATGAACTTGGTCAAGGTGCTGTTGAGAATATCCGTGACCCTAATTATACTGAAATGCTTTGTCAGGCTCATCATGGACTTTGTTCTTCAAGGAAAACATTAGAATCCATTGTCACATCCGATAAATCATTCTGTTTCCAGAGATGGTTTTTAGCTATAAGGGTGGAACTTCTAGGAACTATGGCGGATGTTGTTAAAGTCTTGGGTGCCACGCCACTTAGTGAGGACAGTATTAGCACCAATAGAAAGGGTGAGAAAAAAGATGAGTATCTCAACTCTTTGCGACAAATTACTCAATCATCTTTCCGGTTGAACAGGCTGGTGCAGGAATATGATCTAATTTCCATGTCTTTTATTGGAATGGACAGCAGAAGTTCAAAGATCATTTCTACACTTGCATTAAGTTGTTTGCTGTTGGCTTTTTCTACTGGATTTGCTATTTCAATTTCAGACCAGCTTGCGAATGATATTTTAATGCCTTGTGATCTGGAAAACTCCAAGAACTATTTACAAGGAATGCTGGTGCAAAATTTAATTAGGCGGTTATGGCACTTGGACCAAGATACAATTTCACATTTGTGCTTGGTTTTAGGTGTTGGTGTACAGCCTAATGATAATTTTCACCAATCTAGAAGTCAAAGATTGAACATTAGTGGTGAAGAAAGAGATATTCTTGATGTTTGCAATTATATTGTTGCTGGCATTGTTGCATTAAAAGAAGAggcaaacagaaagaaaaatgagGAGATTCTCTCCCAAGTTACCAAGGATGGTTTCCAACTTCTCTTGAACACTATCACGAAGTGGATGCGCATCCCTTTTCAGGTGCCAccatatttctttaaaataag GCCTTGCATTGGGTCAGAGCTCTTTGTCTTCAATGCAGATGCCAGAAACTCGAATCAGTTGTCTGTCTTGCCAGGCTTCAACTTATCGCTGAATCTTTGTCTTCAATTAAGAAATCTGCCGCCAGATCTTCCGTTCGTAGTCACCAGGTCTTATTGTGTCCTTTATTCTAGTATGTCTTTTCAAGAGTGCAAGGAAAATGGAGAAACCAAGGGGCAATTTCTGTGGGAAAATGGACCTTTGGACACTAACAACTTGAttcaaatgaatgaaaaattgtTTCACCATGTAACAGATTGTACAAAGAAGACTAGTAACAGTAAACGTGGCAGGGAAAAAGACATTGATTCTGATGAGATTATTACTGGATTTGTGTGTTTTGATCTAATTGATGCAAGGAAAGGGTTTTCAAATTGCCTTCTTGATGTTTCTCATTTTCCAGTAGGATCTTATAGAATCAAATGGCAGAGCTGTTGTATTGACAGTCAAGGTTCCTATTGGAGCCTCCTTCCATTAAATACAGGACCAGTGTTTACAGTACAGAAACCCACCGCTGTATAA
- the LOC118052029 gene encoding uncharacterized protein isoform X1 has translation MERISAACAMEWSIELEKALRSKKPGQAIEGIQRIGKRIQEWSKEPKPTMAVYNMFGLVTGEDRLFANTILLRLADAFRFGDRETRVSIVKVFLLELKSRDNKKMKGRQYRGILSKDRVQNHVELLKRVKIVFDTGDVDSKALSLALFGCWAPFAKDSAHIRYLILSSMISSDVLQVQASLFAAGCFCELAGDFVPVVLEMLVNMVTSSETLLTIRLAGTRVFAKMGPSYSVASRAYKTGLKLLDSLEEDLVVIMLVSLTKLASKSTLLLLEQVDLLLLFLSQEKDLQLQATALRCLHFIFMRGVVYSSVSAHGIKTFSRIVDEADLPLSMQCEALQILHKMLLYRLHNLPQDNMLELSPLLTTIENSAESSIMSKSLLAINVLADLSMKLSRRAEMESGGNSFSPLLTRTISIIIDRVILLVKPLLVLCQAGAGVLQEVQSLLSLLLSLVREHPDLGVSVLDKVRLFIEYLVDVHEGNIVIRQESLPVPEVFDFKGENVGISLKLAYYVHKFSVSCIEIMNEAGAITTQLVDKVKLLVQSVHRCGLFHWYVHVMYSILLHSHSMWSYVVHNKKESCNPDSNLNCSLCSELVEREFFTLDCAKKLLTERDNWSAYKAGTFAACQGAWITAAFVFEQLTSKVQSGSCSSWLKSLTQFAQTESKFQFYPITQWGFSLADWSKMNEFPVMFFQDFSDELGQGAVENIRDPNYTEMLCQAHHGLCSSRKTLESIVTSDKSFCFQRWFLAIRVELLGTMADVVKVLGATPLSEDSISTNRKGEKKDEYLNSLRQITQSSFRLNRLVQEYDLISMSFIGMDSRSSKIISTLALSCLLLAFSTGFAISISDQLANDILMPCDLENSKNYLQGMLVQNLIRRLWHLDQDTISHLCLVLGVGVQPNDNFHQSRSQRLNISGEERDILDVCNYIVAGIVALKEEANRKKNEEILSQVTKDGFQLLLNTITKWMRIPFQVPPYFFKIRPCIGSELFVFNADARNSNQLSVLPGFNLSLNLCLQLRNLPPDLPFVVTRSYCVLYSSMSFQECKENGETKGQFLWENGPLDTNNLIQMNEKLFHHVTDCTKKTSNSKRGREKDIDSDEIITGFVCFDLIDARKGFSNCLLDVSHFPVGSYRIKWQSCCIDSQGSYWSLLPLNTGPVFTVQKPTAV, from the exons ATGGAGAGGATTTCTGCAGCTTGTGCTATGGAATGGAGCATTGAGCTTGAGAAGGCCCTTCGCTCTAAAAAACCTG GACAAGCTATTGAGGGCATACAACGAATTGGCAAAAGAATTCAGGAGTGGAGTAAAGAACCCAAACCAACTATGGCAGTTTATAACATGTTTGGGTTAGTTACAGGAGAGGATAGGCTCTTTGCCAATACAATTCTATTACGGCTTGCTGATGCATTCAGGTTTGGTGACAGAGAAACAAGGGTTTCTATAGTAAAGGTTTTCTTGTTGGAGCTCAAGAGCCGtgataataagaaaatgaaaggtaGACAGTATAGAGGGATTTTGTCAAAGGACAGGGTGCAAAATCATGTGGAACTTCTGAAAAGagttaaaatagtttttgataCCGGAGATGTTGATTCAAAGGCCTTGTCATTGGCTCTCTTTGGCTGTTGGGCTCCTTTTGCAAAAGACAGCGCTCATATACGATACCTCATACTTTCCAGTATGATCTCCTCTGATGTTTTGCAG GTACAGGCGTCATTATTTGCTGCAGGTTGCTTTTGTGAGTTGGCAGGTGACTTTGTCCCTGTTGTCTTAGAGATGTTGGTTAATATGGTCACTTCATCTGAAACATTGTTGACCATAAGATTAGCTGGAACACGAGTTTTTGCTAAAATGGGGCCCTCATATTCTGTTGCAAGTAGAGCCTACAAG ACAGGCCTAAAGTTGTTAGATTCTTTGGAAGAAGACCTTGTGGTTATAATGCTTGTTTCTCTCACAAAACTTGCATCGAAATCAACCCTTCTATTATTGGAACAG GTGGATTTGCTTTTACTGTTCCTTAGCCAAGAGAAAGATTTGCAATTGCAAGCAACAGCTTTGAGATGCCTTCACTTCATATTTATGAGAGGAGTTGTTTACTCTTCTGTCAGTGCACATGGAATCAAAACATTTTCCAGAATTGTAGACGAAGCTGACCTTCCATTATCCATGCAATGTGAAGCTTTACAAATTCTGCATAAG ATGCTTTTATATAGACTACATAATCTACCTCAAGACAACATGCTTGAATTATCTCCTCTTTTGACTACCATTGAGAATTCAGCCGAGTCTTCTATTATGTCAAAGAGCCTTCTAGCCATAAATGTTCTAGCAGATTTATCAATGAAGCTCAGCAGAAGAGCTGAAATGGAATCTGGTGGGAATTCTTTCTCTCCTCTGCTAACACGAACCATCTCCATAATTATTGATCGGGTTATTTTGCTGGTGAAGCCATTGTTAGTTCTCTGCCAGGCTGGTGCAGGAGTCCTTCAGGAAGTTCAAAGCCTGCTCagtcttttactttctttgGTCAGAGAACATCCAGATCTGGGTGTCTCTGTACTGGATAAAGTTAGGTTATTTATTGAGTATCTTGTGGATGTACATGAAGGCAACATAGTTATAAGGCAAGAAAGTTTACCAGTTCCAGAGGTTTTTGACTTTAAAGGAGAAAATGTGGGCATTAGTTTGAAGCTGGCATATTATGTCCATAAATTTTCTGTTAGTTGCATTGAAATTATGAATGAAGCTGGTGCCATCACCACCCAATTAGTTGACAAAGTAAAGCTTTTAGTTCAGTCTGTGCATCGCTGCGGTTTATTTCATTGGTATGTACATGTAATGTACTCCATACTGCTGCACTCTCATTCCATGTGGAGTTATGTAGTTCATAACAAGAAGGAAAGTTGCAATCCTGATAGCAACTTGAATTGTTCACTTTGTAGTGAATTGGTTGAGCGTGAATTTTTCACCCTTGATTGTGCAAAAAAACTGTTGACAGAGAGGGATAACTGGTCTGCTTATAAAGCTGGGACATTTGCGGCATGTCAGGGAGCATGGATCACAGCTGCATTTGTATTTGAGCAACTAACAAGTAAGGTTCAGTCTGGATCCTGCTCTAGCTGGTTAAAATCATTAACTCAATTTGCTCAAACTGAGAGTAAATTCCAGTTCTATCCCATAACACAATGGGGTTTCAGTTTGGCAGATTGGTCAAAGATGAATGAATTTCCAGTTATGTTTTTCCAGGACTTTTCTGATGAACTTGGTCAAGGTGCTGTTGAGAATATCCGTGACCCTAATTATACTGAAATGCTTTGTCAGGCTCATCATGGACTTTGTTCTTCAAGGAAAACATTAGAATCCATTGTCACATCCGATAAATCATTCTGTTTCCAGAGATGGTTTTTAGCTATAAGGGTGGAACTTCTAGGAACTATGGCGGATGTTGTTAAAGTCTTGGGTGCCACGCCACTTAGTGAGGACAGTATTAGCACCAATAGAAAGGGTGAGAAAAAAGATGAGTATCTCAACTCTTTGCGACAAATTACTCAATCATCTTTCCGGTTGAACAGGCTGGTGCAGGAATATGATCTAATTTCCATGTCTTTTATTGGAATGGACAGCAGAAGTTCAAAGATCATTTCTACACTTGCATTAAGTTGTTTGCTGTTGGCTTTTTCTACTGGATTTGCTATTTCAATTTCAGACCAGCTTGCGAATGATATTTTAATGCCTTGTGATCTGGAAAACTCCAAGAACTATTTACAAGGAATGCTGGTGCAAAATTTAATTAGGCGGTTATGGCACTTGGACCAAGATACAATTTCACATTTGTGCTTGGTTTTAGGTGTTGGTGTACAGCCTAATGATAATTTTCACCAATCTAGAAGTCAAAGATTGAACATTAGTGGTGAAGAAAGAGATATTCTTGATGTTTGCAATTATATTGTTGCTGGCATTGTTGCATTAAAAGAAGAggcaaacagaaagaaaaatgagGAGATTCTCTCCCAAGTTACCAAGGATGGTTTCCAACTTCTCTTGAACACTATCACGAAGTGGATGCGCATCCCTTTTCAGGTGCCAccatatttctttaaaataag GCCTTGCATTGGGTCAGAGCTCTTTGTCTTCAATGCAGATGCCAGAAACTCGAATCAGTTGTCTGTCTTGCCAGGCTTCAACTTATCGCTGAATCTTTGTCTTCAATTAAGAAATCTGCCGCCAGATCTTCCGTTCGTAGTCACCAGGTCTTATTGTGTCCTTTATTCTAGTATGTCTTTTCAAGAGTGCAAGGAAAATGGAGAAACCAAGGGGCAATTTCTGTGGGAAAATGGACCTTTGGACACTAACAACTTGAttcaaatgaatgaaaaattgtTTCACCATGTAACAGATTGTACAAAGAAGACTAGTAACAGTAAACGTGGCAGGGAAAAAGACATTGATTCTGATGAGATTATTACTGGATTTGTGTGTTTTGATCTAATTGATGCAAGGAAAGGGTTTTCAAATTGCCTTCTTGATGTTTCTCATTTTCCAGTAGGATCTTATAGAATCAAATGGCAGAGCTGTTGTATTGACAGTCAAGGTTCCTATTGGAGCCTCCTTCCATTAAATACAGGACCAGTGTTTACAGTACAGAAACCCACCGCTGTATAA
- the LOC118052047 gene encoding protein LATERAL BRANCHING OXIDOREDUCTASE 1 isoform X1 has translation MADNLFPTKIESKSKSVQELVMNNEEPPGNYFYEGGVNGVLESSLPVLEMPVIDISRLTSPSTSREEVEKLHSALISCGCFMSINHGITGVFLDQVRSVTAQFFALPMEEKLKCSRAVDSREGYGNDMILSEDQILDWTDRLYLIVSPEDQRQFKFWPEKPESFREILHEYTTKLKVIVEVVLKAMARSLNLEDNCFLDKYGERALMQARFNFFPPCPRPDRSLGLKPHADGSAITIVLQDKEVEGLQFLKDDQWFRVPIQLPHALLINVGDQSEVMSNGFFKSPVHRVVTNSERERTSVAVFCSPDPDNDIEPVDGAVSETRPRLYKKVQDYGSKYFQYYQKGKRPIEAVKI, from the exons ATGGCTGATAATCTTTTTCCTACCAAAAtagaatcaaaatcaaaatctgtCCAAGAGTTGGTCATGAACAACGAAGAACCACCTGGAAATTATTTCTATGAAGGTGGTGTTAATGGAGTCCTAGAGAGTTCTCTTCCAGTGTTGGAGATGCCAGTTATTGATATAAGCCGCCTCACATCTCCATCAACAAGCAGAGAGGAAGTTGAAAAACTCCACTCAGCTCTCATCTCATGTGGCTGCtttatg TCAATAAATCATGGAATCACTGGTGTATTCTTGGACCAAGTACGTTCAGTTACTGCGCAGTTCTTTGCACTTCCAATGGAAGAGAAGTTGAAGTGCTCCAGAGCAGTTGATAGCAGAGAAGGTTATGGAAATGACATGATCCTTTCAGAAGATCAAATACTTGATTGGACAGACAGATTATATCTTATAGTAAGCCCAGAAGATCAGCGACAGTTCAAATTTTGGCCTGAAAAACCTGAAAGTTTTAG GgaaattttgcatgaatatACCACAAAGTTGAAGGTGATAGTTGAAGTTGTTCTCAAAGCCATGGCAAGGTCATTAAACTTGGAAGACAACTGCTTTCTGGACAAGTATGGAGAAAGGGCATTAATGCAGGCCAGATTCAACTTCTTTCCTCCCTGTCCGAGGCCTGACCGATCTCTTGGCCTGAAACCACACGCAGATGGATCAGCAATCACCATCGTCCTGCAAGACAAAGAAGTCGAAGGGCTTCAGTTCCTTAAAGATGATCAATGGTTTAGAGTTCCTATCCAGCTTCCTCATGCTCTTCTTATTAATGTTGGTGATCAATCAGAG GTAATGAGCAATGGGTTTTTCAAGAGCCCAGTCCACAGAGTGGTGACAAATTCAGAAAGGGAGAGGACTTCCGTGGCTGTGTTCTGTTCTCCAGACCCAGACAACGACATTGAACCTGTGGATGGCGCAGTCAGTGAGACGAGGCCGAGATTATACAAGAAGGTGCAAGATTATGGCAGCAAGTACTTTCAGTACTATCAGAAAGGGAAGAGGCCAATAGAAGCtgtgaaaatttaa
- the LOC118052037 gene encoding protein SRG1-like, translated as MADNLCPTKLESKSKSVQEVVSNSEEPPGKYFYEDGVNGVLDSSLPVLEIPVIDTSRLTSPSASREEVEKLHSALIVAMARSLNLEESCFLDQYGEQPLVTARFNFYPPCPRPDRILGVKPHADASAVTFLLRDKEVEGLQFLKDNEWFRVPISPHAHL; from the exons ATGGCTGATAATCTTTGTCCTACCAAATtagaatcaaaatcaaaatctgtCCAAGAGGTGGTCAGCAACAGTGAAGAACCGCCTGgaaaatatttctatgaagATGGTGTTAATGGAGTCCTAGACAGTTCTCTTCCAGTGTTGGAGATCCCAGTTATTGATACAAGCCGCCTCACGTCTCCATCAGCAAGCAGAGAGGAAGTTGAAAAACTCCACTCAGCTCTCATTGT AGCCATGGCGAGGTCATTGAACTTGGAGGAAAGCTGCTTTCTAGACCAGTATGGAGAACAGCCACTTGTGACTGCAAGGTTCAACTTCTATCCTCCATGTCCAAGGCCTGATCGAATTCTTGGCGTTAAGCCTCATGCAGATGCATCGGCAGTTACCTTCCTCTTGCGAGACAAAGAAGTGGAAGGTCTTCAATTCCTGAAAGACAACGAGTGGTTTAGGGTTCCCATCAGTCCACATGCTCATTTGTAA